In a single window of the Phycisphaerales bacterium genome:
- a CDS encoding PDZ domain-containing protein — protein sequence MQTRSRLSALFCASASLLVAASAAQAQVAVQKRDSTDTVIVRPSRTNVTSIVTSKAPPDGEKQDIRIERKVVDGEDQIQLWVNGQQIEVDDMDELREALKDLDIQVFDEDDLDGGAMELFKVDGPGALNFQVDAEHLKNLGETFAGANFGLWTQPKSMLGVHLAPISSDLRDYLGLGGDAGVRVQSIVEDSPAASAGLQAGDIIVSATVGEESFESVAADELRKAIAAAEPETKVSLTVMRRGEKKTIEAALVQWKADQFGLVTEGDHMLQFMTPESLNRQIEIESLPQIRSFRLTEPQIRRFQLDTEQMLRQAAPDMEEMMRQMDEQMQRVREMLEQIQQQQTEIRRQVQETPQPDA from the coding sequence ATGCAGACCCGCTCTCGTCTTTCCGCCCTTTTTTGTGCCAGTGCCTCGCTTCTGGTCGCCGCCTCCGCCGCCCAGGCCCAGGTCGCGGTGCAGAAGCGCGACTCGACGGACACGGTCATCGTCCGGCCGTCGCGCACCAACGTCACGAGCATCGTCACGTCCAAGGCCCCGCCTGACGGCGAGAAGCAGGACATCCGCATCGAGCGCAAAGTCGTGGATGGCGAAGACCAGATTCAACTCTGGGTCAACGGCCAGCAGATTGAAGTCGATGACATGGATGAACTGCGCGAAGCGCTGAAAGACCTCGACATCCAGGTCTTTGACGAGGATGATCTTGACGGCGGCGCGATGGAACTGTTCAAAGTTGACGGCCCGGGGGCGCTGAACTTCCAGGTTGATGCGGAACATCTCAAGAACCTGGGTGAGACGTTTGCCGGCGCCAACTTCGGCCTCTGGACGCAGCCCAAGTCGATGCTGGGCGTCCACCTTGCGCCGATCAGCAGCGACCTGCGCGACTACCTCGGCCTCGGAGGCGATGCCGGCGTGCGCGTGCAGAGCATCGTCGAAGATTCACCCGCCGCCAGCGCCGGCCTGCAGGCCGGGGACATCATCGTCAGCGCCACCGTCGGCGAAGAGTCCTTTGAATCTGTCGCCGCCGACGAACTGCGCAAGGCGATTGCGGCCGCAGAGCCCGAGACGAAGGTTTCGCTGACGGTCATGCGCCGCGGCGAGAAGAAGACAATCGAAGCTGCGCTCGTCCAGTGGAAGGCGGATCAGTTCGGCCTGGTCACTGAAGGCGATCACATGCTGCAGTTCATGACGCCTGAATCGCTCAACCGGCAAATTGAGATCGAGTCGCTTCCGCAGATCCGCTCGTTCAGGCTGACCGAGCCGCAGATCCGCCGCTTCCAACTGGACACGGAGCAGATGCTCCGCCAGGCCGCGCCCGACATGGAAGAGATGATGCGGCAGATGGATGAGCAGATGCAGCGCGTGCGCGAGATGCTCGAGCAGATCCAGCAGCAGCAGACGGAAATCCGCAGGCAGGTTCAAGAGACGCCCCAGCCCGACGCCTGA
- a CDS encoding LON peptidase substrate-binding domain-containing protein, with the protein MPEMIQINFSRRFPLFPLAGICLLPHATIPLHIFEPRYIQMVSEALDGSSQIAMATFQGNRWQQEYHGNPPIRPVVCLGQIEKYERLPMGRYNIMLQGICRATVVQEEMPDEGRPYRIARLAPLDANPENHEAELVGWRHRVRELLQGDPLSSMRLGADVLKWFERDDIPSHVLIEIVGHLLMTTAEDAERRYRLLAEPDTIERAEYTESQLRGLERLLADVQHQATDWPKGCSWN; encoded by the coding sequence ATGCCGGAGATGATCCAGATCAACTTCAGCCGCCGCTTCCCACTGTTTCCGCTGGCGGGGATCTGCCTTCTCCCGCACGCGACGATTCCGCTGCACATCTTTGAGCCGCGCTACATCCAGATGGTCAGTGAAGCGCTGGATGGTTCGAGCCAGATCGCGATGGCGACCTTCCAGGGCAACCGCTGGCAGCAGGAGTACCACGGCAACCCGCCGATCCGGCCGGTGGTCTGTCTCGGGCAGATCGAGAAGTACGAGCGGCTGCCCATGGGCCGCTACAACATCATGCTCCAGGGCATCTGCCGGGCCACCGTCGTTCAGGAAGAGATGCCCGACGAAGGCCGGCCGTACCGCATCGCCCGCCTGGCGCCGCTGGACGCCAACCCGGAAAACCACGAGGCCGAACTCGTCGGCTGGCGCCACCGCGTGCGCGAACTGCTCCAAGGTGATCCGCTGTCGAGCATGCGGCTGGGCGCGGATGTGCTCAAGTGGTTCGAGCGCGATGACATCCCCTCGCACGTGCTCATCGAGATCGTCGGCCACCTGCTCATGACCACCGCCGAAGACGCCGAGCGCCGCTATCGCCTTCTGGCTGAGCCGGACACGATCGAGCGGGCCGAGTACACCGAATCGCAACTGCGCGGGCTCGAGCGGCTGCTGGCCGACGTGCAGCATCAGGCCACCGACTGGCCCAAGGGCTGCAGCTGGAACTGA
- a CDS encoding N-acetylmuramoyl-L-alanine amidase: MNRNDPADRYGTVNPESTRRMFLLAGLGFLAGCATTRRSTSLPDVPWSYGRAPGSGQSPRNDYPVLEPTAPNPVQPPPSQTFGGIIPRSGWAAGSPIPTRMDPLTGVHRITLHHDGMTPFSSTSQGDAAARIDSIRRAHQAQGWGDVGYHFIVDPAGRVWEGRLLQFQGAHVKDKNPGNIGIVCLGNFERQSPTSAQVDALREFVCRVQSAYRIPTSRVQTHRELAPTLCPGGAMQARIAQLRQVGAFA; encoded by the coding sequence ATGAATCGCAACGACCCTGCCGATAGGTATGGCACTGTGAATCCAGAGTCGACACGTCGGATGTTCCTGCTCGCGGGACTTGGCTTTCTCGCAGGCTGCGCCACTACGCGCCGGTCAACGTCGCTGCCTGATGTGCCGTGGTCCTACGGCCGGGCGCCCGGCTCCGGTCAGTCGCCACGCAACGACTACCCCGTACTCGAACCGACGGCCCCGAACCCCGTGCAGCCACCGCCGTCGCAGACGTTCGGCGGCATCATTCCGCGCAGCGGCTGGGCGGCTGGCTCACCCATTCCCACGCGGATGGACCCGCTCACGGGCGTGCACCGCATCACGCTGCATCACGACGGCATGACGCCGTTCAGTTCGACGAGCCAGGGCGACGCCGCAGCTCGCATCGATTCGATCCGCCGGGCGCATCAGGCGCAAGGGTGGGGCGACGTGGGCTATCACTTCATCGTCGATCCCGCCGGCCGGGTCTGGGAGGGCCGCCTGCTCCAGTTCCAGGGCGCGCACGTCAAGGACAAGAACCCGGGCAACATCGGAATCGTCTGCCTGGGCAACTTCGAGCGCCAGAGCCCGACGTCGGCTCAGGTCGATGCGCTGCGCGAGTTTGTCTGCCGCGTTCAGTCGGCGTACCGCATTCCCACCTCGCGCGTGCAGACGCACCGCGAACTGGCGCCGACGCTGTGCCCCGGCGGGGCGATGCAGGCGCGGATCGCGCAGTTGCGCCAGGTCGGCGCCTTCGCCTGA
- a CDS encoding 4Fe-4S dicluster domain-containing protein encodes MAKKLPKSLAILDEDLCTGCEACVSVCPVDCIDTLPGPQFQSVMQACHIDLPRCIGCTLCAQVCPWDVITMVPTDQVVQVEKYAAQLS; translated from the coding sequence ATGGCCAAGAAGCTCCCCAAGTCGCTGGCGATCCTCGATGAAGACCTCTGCACGGGCTGCGAGGCGTGCGTCTCGGTCTGCCCGGTGGACTGCATCGACACCCTGCCGGGGCCGCAGTTCCAGTCGGTCATGCAGGCCTGCCACATCGACCTGCCGCGCTGCATCGGGTGCACGCTGTGCGCCCAGGTCTGCCCGTGGGATGTCATCACGATGGTGCCCACCGACCAAGTCGTGCAGGTGGAGAAGTACGCAGCGCAGTTGTCTTGA
- a CDS encoding zf-HC2 domain-containing protein — protein sequence MKTTEVMTMQRYECQDVQAVLSGLLDGELDATTSHLAEAHLSQCAPCRTLLQQAEETDDLLRATVGSYAAWPSDLDRRIRTEVFGQAEDAAHARGRRRLLFAAWSGWSIAAVVMLGFGLALSQGWLGGSTQPGGSVAVNEIAAPSSPRQWVPPVGSEMASTTLFDRQQRDVPAVGEIAAAPESPEVGGTVEAHPGGEALATAPAAESEPAESARQRPETPSFSQAALAGVEAEMEASGWLQALAANLPSRAVEEPEPAPIAAEQPEETLAIASEPAGNAGTGEVLHQASILLTVLEQAGDESFSDVRLVQQALSSDDVLERLAVARNDLQSPDSVDLVNRAWSMLEWTNGSVDQDELERVKRSIAMQDLPRRLERLSDEYWN from the coding sequence GTGAAGACGACCGAGGTGATGACCATGCAGCGCTACGAATGTCAGGACGTACAGGCCGTGCTTTCAGGGCTCCTCGACGGCGAACTCGATGCGACGACTTCGCATCTCGCCGAGGCGCACCTGTCGCAGTGCGCGCCGTGCCGGACGCTGCTGCAGCAGGCGGAAGAGACGGATGACCTGCTCCGCGCGACGGTCGGGTCCTATGCCGCTTGGCCATCTGACCTCGATCGCCGGATTCGCACGGAGGTGTTCGGCCAGGCCGAGGATGCAGCGCACGCGCGAGGCCGCAGGCGGTTGCTCTTTGCCGCGTGGAGCGGCTGGTCGATCGCCGCGGTCGTGATGCTCGGTTTCGGATTGGCGCTGTCGCAAGGCTGGCTGGGTGGATCCACACAGCCCGGCGGGAGCGTGGCGGTGAACGAGATCGCCGCACCCAGTTCGCCCCGGCAGTGGGTCCCGCCAGTGGGCAGCGAGATGGCCAGCACGACGCTGTTCGACCGTCAGCAGCGCGATGTGCCGGCTGTCGGTGAGATTGCCGCGGCGCCCGAGTCGCCGGAAGTTGGCGGAACTGTCGAAGCGCATCCCGGCGGCGAAGCGTTGGCGACGGCGCCGGCGGCGGAGAGTGAGCCGGCCGAATCGGCTCGGCAGCGCCCCGAGACGCCGTCGTTCAGCCAGGCGGCCCTCGCGGGAGTCGAAGCAGAGATGGAGGCGTCCGGCTGGCTTCAGGCGCTGGCGGCGAATCTCCCGTCTCGTGCGGTGGAGGAACCCGAGCCGGCGCCCATCGCGGCCGAGCAGCCGGAGGAAACGCTGGCAATCGCGAGCGAACCGGCCGGGAACGCGGGCACGGGCGAGGTGCTCCACCAGGCGTCGATTCTGCTGACGGTACTGGAGCAGGCCGGCGATGAATCGTTCAGCGACGTGCGCCTCGTCCAGCAGGCGCTCAGCAGTGATGATGTGCTCGAACGGCTGGCGGTGGCGCGCAATGATCTGCAGTCCCCCGATTCCGTTGACCTCGTGAACCGGGCGTGGTCGATGCTGGAGTGGACCAACGGCAGCGTCGATCAGGATGAACTGGAGCGCGTGAAGCGGTCCATTGCCATGCAGGATCTTCCGAGGCGTCTGGAGCGGCTCAGTGACGAGTACTGGAACTGA
- a CDS encoding sigma-70 family RNA polymerase sigma factor has protein sequence MPLALTEHDLGRLMKDLGPRLLALARGICRDTAVAEDVVQEAFVKLWNKPPDGPEQVVPSWLKRVVVNLSINHLRRRRNTEPLPEFSDDRNLRHEQRPDKAVDLADNMARMQRALGRLPDDKRAILVMKVYEEMSYDEIATALEVPIGTVMSRLNRARAALRDEMEAELNHAEAEPLIFPLRRKQG, from the coding sequence ATGCCGCTTGCCCTGACCGAACACGATCTCGGAAGGCTGATGAAGGACCTTGGGCCTCGCCTGCTGGCCCTGGCCCGGGGAATCTGCCGCGATACGGCGGTGGCCGAGGACGTGGTGCAGGAGGCGTTCGTCAAACTGTGGAACAAGCCGCCGGATGGGCCTGAGCAGGTCGTGCCGAGTTGGCTCAAGCGGGTGGTGGTGAATCTCTCGATCAACCACCTCCGCCGCAGGCGCAACACCGAGCCGCTGCCCGAGTTCAGCGACGACCGCAACCTGCGGCACGAGCAGCGGCCCGACAAGGCCGTGGACCTGGCCGACAACATGGCGCGGATGCAGCGGGCGCTGGGGCGCCTGCCCGATGACAAGCGGGCGATTCTGGTGATGAAGGTGTACGAGGAGATGAGTTACGACGAGATCGCCACGGCCCTGGAAGTGCCCATTGGCACGGTCATGAGCCGGCTCAATCGCGCGCGAGCGGCGCTGCGCGATGAGATGGAGGCGGAACTGAACCACGCGGAAGCGGAGCCGCTGATCTTCCCGCTTCGACGCAAGCAGGGGTGA
- a CDS encoding class I mannose-6-phosphate isomerase: MQLYPLRFKPVFVPKPWGGRRIASLGRDLPPSGEPIGESWELVDLPGCSSVVSNGPLAGRTLHDVLAADPRAVLGDVRPTGEGGFPLLVKYLDAQQNLSVQVHPDAAHADPDRGIRSKTEAIYILHAEPGAVVYRGIKPGITPQQFRKDIESDRVVEDLIQTPVKQGQCLFLPGGTCHAYGAGIMGVEIQTPGDTTYRLYDWGRTDREMHIDQAMACIDFEARDFARAERRTHVAGVFTTMSKLCSCDAFTIEKVRMVEEYGQEIPYDRPAVWVVLEGEGVITGSAAGIDVEFGSGDVLLLPACLHDAAVKIRRNTVWLDVQFPRAGTDILLA; encoded by the coding sequence ATGCAACTCTATCCGCTTCGTTTCAAACCCGTCTTCGTCCCCAAGCCGTGGGGAGGCCGCCGCATCGCGAGCCTCGGCCGCGACCTGCCCCCATCCGGCGAGCCGATCGGCGAGTCGTGGGAGCTGGTCGATCTGCCGGGCTGCTCGAGCGTAGTCAGCAACGGCCCGCTCGCCGGCCGGACGCTCCACGACGTGCTTGCGGCCGACCCGCGAGCCGTGCTTGGCGACGTGCGGCCCACGGGAGAGGGCGGCTTTCCGCTGCTCGTCAAGTATCTGGATGCGCAGCAGAACCTCTCCGTGCAGGTTCACCCGGATGCGGCCCATGCGGACCCGGATCGGGGAATCCGCAGCAAGACCGAGGCGATCTACATCCTCCACGCCGAGCCGGGTGCGGTGGTGTACCGGGGAATCAAGCCGGGCATCACGCCGCAGCAGTTCCGCAAAGACATCGAAAGCGACCGGGTCGTCGAAGATCTGATCCAGACGCCGGTGAAGCAGGGGCAGTGTCTGTTCCTGCCCGGCGGCACCTGCCACGCGTACGGCGCCGGGATCATGGGCGTGGAAATTCAAACGCCCGGCGACACCACCTATCGCCTCTACGACTGGGGTCGCACCGACCGGGAAATGCACATCGATCAGGCGATGGCGTGCATCGATTTTGAGGCCCGCGACTTCGCGCGAGCCGAGCGACGCACCCACGTGGCCGGCGTGTTCACGACGATGAGCAAGCTGTGCTCGTGCGATGCGTTCACCATCGAGAAGGTGCGCATGGTCGAGGAATACGGCCAGGAGATTCCGTACGACCGCCCGGCGGTCTGGGTGGTGCTCGAAGGCGAGGGCGTCATCACCGGCAGCGCTGCGGGCATCGACGTGGAGTTCGGCAGCGGAGATGTTCTGCTGCTGCCCGCCTGCCTGCACGACGCGGCAGTGAAGATCCGCCGGAATACCGTCTGGCTCGACGTCCAGTTCCCCCGCGCAGGGACCGATATCCTTCTGGCGTAG
- a CDS encoding DUF1559 domain-containing protein: MEHGSPARPASRPVGAGPERGFTLIELLVVISIIALLISLLLPALSAAREAARNAKCKSNMRQILLAQHFYAQDDPKNILPGTATHPRGLDWCGKNNPPRQGYVFPHNLPPYNGLLWKYVQEVELIFECPTEKRLANQLFSYTMPHNMGGAKLELQWPFFYRERPEEGNNSPLNQIPPPSLVEEDEYWWNQDIDDGAWANEDQITDRHTGVGNIGFIDGSVWGIRAAEAGRWDWREPGDLDAWDFLFAVKGRKYNMGNWTTPFGWVNNPR; this comes from the coding sequence ATGGAGCATGGTTCTCCGGCAAGGCCTGCGTCGCGTCCCGTCGGCGCCGGCCCCGAACGTGGCTTTACCCTCATCGAACTGCTCGTGGTCATCTCCATCATCGCCCTGCTCATCTCCCTGCTCCTGCCGGCGCTCTCGGCCGCGCGCGAAGCGGCGCGGAACGCTAAGTGCAAGAGCAATATGAGGCAGATTCTGCTCGCTCAGCACTTTTACGCGCAGGATGATCCAAAGAACATCCTGCCCGGCACTGCGACACATCCCCGCGGACTCGACTGGTGCGGCAAGAACAACCCGCCGCGACAGGGCTACGTCTTTCCGCACAACCTGCCGCCCTACAACGGCTTGTTGTGGAAGTACGTGCAGGAGGTCGAGTTGATCTTCGAATGCCCAACCGAAAAGCGCCTGGCGAATCAGCTGTTCAGTTACACAATGCCGCACAACATGGGCGGCGCGAAGCTGGAACTCCAGTGGCCTTTTTTCTATCGCGAGCGCCCTGAAGAAGGAAACAACTCGCCACTCAACCAGATCCCGCCGCCATCGCTCGTGGAGGAAGATGAATACTGGTGGAATCAGGACATCGACGACGGCGCGTGGGCGAACGAAGACCAGATTACCGATCGCCATACAGGCGTCGGCAACATCGGCTTCATCGACGGCTCGGTGTGGGGTATCCGCGCTGCGGAAGCGGGTCGGTGGGACTGGCGCGAGCCGGGCGATCTCGATGCGTGGGACTTCCTCTTCGCCGTCAAGGGCCGCAAGTACAACATGGGCAACTGGACCACACCGTTCGGCTGGGTGAACAACCCGCGCTGA
- the sucC gene encoding ADP-forming succinate--CoA ligase subunit beta: MKVHEYQARQLLADAGIPVPPGVVCTDATRAAEIYKQVCRDAGTQLAVVKAQVHAGGRGKAGFVKLVRSAQEAEDAAKYMLSHRMISPQTGAEGLEVKKLLIAAGVDIAREFYLAITTDRSRNTNTLIASAEGGVEIEKIAAERPQAIIKMPLHPLVGLQAHQAREVAFRLGFTGGQVGQAVKIMLNLAKLFVSKDCSLAEINPLIVTPPTESQPDGVVMAIDAKFNFDDNALFRHSDINELFDPTEEDPAELRASKFGLSFISLDGNIGCLVNGAGLAMATMDIIKLHGGEPANFLDVGGSATEEAVTEAFRIILADNKVQGVLVNIFGGIMQCDRIARAIVNAAKEVGFSVPLVVRLEGSNVIEARQILDAARKEIPTMCTAGDLTDAAKQVCAAVA; this comes from the coding sequence ATGAAAGTTCACGAGTACCAGGCCCGCCAACTCCTCGCTGACGCAGGCATCCCCGTTCCGCCTGGCGTCGTCTGCACCGATGCGACGCGCGCGGCTGAAATCTATAAGCAGGTCTGCCGCGATGCGGGCACCCAACTGGCCGTGGTCAAGGCGCAGGTGCACGCCGGCGGGCGCGGCAAGGCGGGCTTTGTCAAGCTCGTGCGCTCGGCGCAGGAAGCCGAGGACGCCGCCAAGTACATGCTCAGCCACCGCATGATCAGCCCGCAGACGGGCGCGGAAGGGCTCGAAGTCAAGAAGCTGCTCATCGCGGCCGGCGTCGATATCGCCCGAGAGTTCTACCTCGCCATCACCACCGATCGCTCGCGCAACACCAACACGCTCATCGCGTCGGCCGAGGGCGGCGTGGAGATCGAGAAGATCGCCGCCGAGCGGCCGCAGGCGATTATCAAGATGCCGCTGCATCCGCTGGTGGGCCTGCAGGCGCACCAGGCGCGCGAGGTGGCGTTCCGCCTGGGCTTCACGGGCGGGCAGGTCGGCCAGGCCGTGAAGATCATGCTCAACCTCGCGAAGCTGTTCGTTTCGAAGGACTGTTCGCTGGCGGAGATCAATCCGCTCATCGTCACGCCGCCGACGGAGTCGCAGCCCGACGGCGTGGTCATGGCCATCGACGCGAAGTTCAACTTTGATGACAACGCGCTCTTTCGCCACAGCGACATCAACGAACTCTTTGACCCGACGGAGGAAGATCCGGCGGAACTGCGGGCGTCCAAGTTCGGCCTGTCGTTCATCAGCCTCGATGGCAACATCGGGTGCCTCGTGAACGGCGCGGGTCTGGCGATGGCGACGATGGACATCATCAAACTGCACGGCGGCGAGCCGGCCAACTTCCTCGACGTCGGCGGCAGCGCCACCGAAGAGGCGGTGACCGAGGCGTTCCGCATCATCCTCGCCGACAACAAGGTGCAGGGCGTGCTCGTGAACATCTTCGGCGGCATCATGCAGTGCGACCGCATCGCGCGGGCGATCGTCAACGCCGCCAAGGAAGTGGGCTTCAGCGTGCCGCTGGTCGTGCGTCTCGAAGGCAGCAACGTCATCGAGGCGCGTCAGATCCTCGACGCGGCGCGCAAGGAAATCCCGACGATGTGCACCGCAGGTGATCTCACCGACGCGGCCAAGCAGGTGTGCGCTGCAGTGGCGTAG
- a CDS encoding YkgJ family cysteine cluster protein gives MTMRSLPILMPRTSEQRYSCHGCAGCCRDFTVQLRPDDLARLEAQNWTERLGQSPIVEFRGRQWLRQREDGSCIFLESDGRCRIHAEFGLEAKPLACQMFPFMLSPGEKGLRIGLSFACPSMIHNRGAEIASHADDVRRMVRLMPEIAQGRVRPVQLNASLEASGEEEEQVVRTFERVLGRVDLPMSTRLDGAAWLTEMLAQAKLENVRGSRLRDLLDLLGDSFEEEIEAAPPQPPTKRQMKVLRQIVFAHVEDVKIGAAHRRGIGGLAIGQFWRHHTFGRGSGAVPPFARGWPEGLTFDMADRAGPATDDAHVSAVDAIWLRYLRSRIITGRAWGPGYYDWPIIEGLQAIWMMVAATGWLARLHAGAQGRTEVNLADLEAALLRTDRAAGRAPWLGSKGERLRLAWLTQGGGLRRLVHAMRFTDETSEEDDEADAGDSPEVLGR, from the coding sequence ATGACCATGCGTTCGCTTCCCATCCTCATGCCGCGCACGAGCGAGCAGCGGTATTCGTGCCACGGTTGCGCCGGCTGCTGCCGCGACTTCACCGTTCAGTTGCGGCCTGACGATCTTGCCAGACTCGAAGCGCAGAACTGGACGGAGCGTCTGGGCCAGTCGCCCATCGTCGAGTTTCGCGGGCGGCAGTGGCTGCGCCAGCGCGAAGATGGCTCGTGCATCTTCCTCGAATCGGACGGCCGCTGCCGCATCCACGCGGAGTTCGGCCTGGAGGCCAAGCCTCTGGCGTGCCAGATGTTTCCGTTCATGCTCTCGCCGGGTGAGAAGGGGCTGCGCATCGGACTGAGTTTCGCGTGCCCTTCGATGATTCACAATCGCGGGGCCGAGATTGCCTCGCACGCCGACGACGTGCGGCGGATGGTGCGGCTCATGCCAGAGATTGCGCAGGGCCGGGTGCGACCAGTGCAACTCAACGCCAGTCTCGAAGCGAGCGGCGAAGAAGAGGAGCAGGTCGTCCGCACGTTCGAGCGGGTGCTGGGCCGGGTCGATCTGCCGATGAGCACGCGCCTCGACGGCGCTGCGTGGCTCACGGAGATGCTCGCGCAGGCCAAACTCGAAAATGTACGCGGCAGCCGGCTGCGCGACCTGCTCGATCTGCTGGGCGATTCGTTTGAAGAGGAGATCGAAGCCGCACCGCCTCAGCCACCGACGAAGAGGCAGATGAAGGTGTTGCGGCAGATCGTCTTCGCGCACGTCGAAGATGTGAAGATCGGCGCGGCCCATCGGCGCGGCATCGGTGGGCTGGCGATCGGACAATTCTGGCGGCATCACACGTTCGGCCGCGGCAGTGGCGCCGTGCCGCCGTTCGCGCGCGGCTGGCCTGAGGGGCTCACGTTCGACATGGCCGATCGAGCCGGCCCGGCGACGGATGATGCGCACGTCAGCGCCGTCGACGCCATCTGGCTGCGCTACCTGCGCTCGCGCATCATCACCGGCCGGGCGTGGGGGCCGGGGTACTACGACTGGCCGATCATCGAGGGACTTCAGGCAATCTGGATGATGGTCGCGGCGACCGGCTGGCTGGCGCGGCTGCACGCGGGGGCGCAGGGGCGGACGGAAGTCAACCTCGCGGACCTGGAAGCCGCGCTGCTCCGCACTGACCGCGCCGCCGGCCGGGCGCCGTGGCTGGGCTCCAAGGGCGAGCGGCTGCGCCTCGCCTGGCTCACGCAGGGCGGCGGCCTGAGGCGGCTGGTGCACGCGATGCGCTTCACCGACGAGACTTCGGAGGAAGACGACGAGGCGGATGCAGGTGATTCTCCGGAAGTGCTCGGCCGCTGA
- the atpD gene encoding F0F1 ATP synthase subunit beta has product MASKGEVIQVIGSTFDAQFPETDIPDIYNAVKVNAKNRGVEIKITGEVQQHLGGGRVRAVALGSTDGMSRGMECLDTGSSVRVPVGEAVLGRVFNLLGEPVDKKGPVHAKETRPIHQMPPEFSELSAKTEMLETGIKVVDLLCPFVRGGKIGLFGGAGVGKTVIIQEMIARVAKNFGGYSVFAGVGERTREGNDLWREMGEAVYTDADGKQARVLDKVAMVFGQMNEPPGARLRVALSALTMCEQFRDESGKETLLFVDNIFRFTQAGSEVSALLGRMPSAVGYQPTLGTEMGELQERITSTSRGAITSVQAIYVPADDLTDPAPATTFSHLDAFVVLERSIAEKGIYPAIDPLASTSRILDPGIVGERHYNIAKTVQGILQRYRDLKDIIAILGVDELSEEDKLTVSRARKIERFLSQPFHVAEVFTGQPGIDSKLTETLDSFEALCKGEGDDLPEGAFMYVGTLEDARAKAAKMASA; this is encoded by the coding sequence ATGGCTAGCAAGGGCGAAGTGATCCAGGTCATCGGCTCCACCTTTGATGCGCAGTTTCCCGAGACCGACATCCCCGACATCTACAACGCCGTAAAGGTCAACGCCAAGAATCGCGGCGTCGAGATCAAGATCACCGGCGAAGTGCAGCAACACCTCGGCGGCGGCCGCGTCCGCGCCGTCGCGCTCGGATCGACCGACGGCATGAGCCGTGGGATGGAATGCCTGGACACCGGCTCATCGGTTCGCGTGCCCGTGGGCGAGGCGGTGCTCGGCCGCGTGTTTAACCTGCTGGGCGAACCCGTGGATAAGAAGGGCCCGGTGCACGCCAAGGAAACCCGGCCGATCCACCAGATGCCGCCTGAGTTCAGCGAACTCTCCGCCAAGACGGAGATGCTCGAGACGGGCATCAAGGTCGTTGATCTCTTGTGCCCGTTCGTGCGCGGCGGCAAGATCGGCCTGTTCGGCGGGGCGGGCGTGGGCAAGACCGTCATCATCCAGGAAATGATCGCCCGCGTCGCCAAGAACTTCGGCGGCTACAGCGTGTTCGCCGGCGTGGGCGAGCGCACCCGCGAAGGCAACGACCTGTGGCGCGAAATGGGCGAAGCCGTCTACACCGACGCCGACGGCAAGCAGGCGCGCGTGCTCGACAAGGTCGCCATGGTGTTCGGCCAGATGAACGAGCCGCCGGGCGCGCGTCTCCGCGTTGCTCTCTCGGCGCTGACGATGTGCGAACAGTTCCGCGATGAGTCCGGCAAGGAAACCCTGCTCTTTGTGGACAACATCTTCCGTTTCACCCAGGCCGGATCGGAAGTTTCCGCGCTGCTGGGCCGCATGCCTTCGGCCGTGGGTTACCAGCCCACGCTCGGCACGGAGATGGGCGAGCTGCAGGAGCGCATCACTTCCACCAGCCGCGGCGCCATCACCTCGGTGCAGGCGATCTACGTGCCGGCCGACGACCTGACCGACCCGGCCCCGGCGACGACCTTCAGCCACCTTGACGCGTTCGTCGTGCTCGAGCGTTCGATTGCGGAAAAGGGCATCTACCCCGCGATCGACCCGCTGGCTTCGACGAGCCGCATCCTCGATCCGGGCATCGTCGGCGAGCGGCATTACAACATCGCCAAAACTGTGCAGGGCATCCTGCAGCGCTACCGCGACCTCAAGGACATCATCGCGATTCTCGGCGTGGATGAACTGAGTGAAGAGGACAAACTGACCGTCAGCCGCGCGCGCAAGATCGAGCGCTTCCTCTCGCAGCCGTTCCACGTGGCCGAGGTGTTCACCGGCCAGCCGGGCATCGACTCGAAACTCACCGAGACGCTTGACTCGTTCGAAGCGCTGTGCAAGGGCGAGGGCGACGACCTGCCGGAAGGCGCTTTCATGTACGTCGGCACGCTCGAAGACGCCCGCGCCAAGGCCGCAAAGATGGCCAGTGCATAA